aaatataagtctCAGCCTGTCCATTACAATGTACATGAGTCAAGAaatctattttattcaatttattgcAGACTGACTTGCTTACaggcaaaatgattttttatcttgaaagcagtattttgtttatattcaaCAGTTATTCTCTACACCATAAACTATACTTCATAGAATCTATATTCGTGAAGGCAAGAAAAGGGCTATATCTTCTCAGTAATCTATGAGACAATTATGGTTTGCCTTTCATCCCAAACATCTTACATTTCCTGGGTCATCCTTTGGAATAAGTTGTACCCTCTATCAGTTCTACTAACTGTGGCTTAAAAGTGTTTGATCCTCAAACTATTATATAAGTTCTCATCTGCTTTTCCAGGAAGATtatttcccattcagcactttgataTTCTACCACTCTCTTCTGACCTGACAAGTTTTTGCTTGAAAAACCTCCTCTAGACTTATAGGGCTTCCTTTACATGTAACTGTCTTTTTCCTCCTTGCTTTTAAGACCctctatcactactttttgcaattttaattatatgtgcctcagctattatttcttcacataaattttctgcccccttttcactctctcctcttctgagatccatatattataaatattgttatgCTTGATGGAGTTGCTGAATTCCTTAAGcctattctcattttacataattttttctctctcctgctcagcTTGATAACTTCCCATTACTCTGTCTTCGAGGtcactaatttgttcctctgcttcttccacccTGCTGCTTATTTCATCAAgagtgtttctcatttcatttatctctgctaTCTTATTCTTTATCTCTGTTACGGGGATCACTCGTgccttttctcaagtccagtgaggatccttatgatcattactttaaattctccatcaggcatattacttatatctgtttcacttggctctcttgctgtggttttgtcctgTTCTCTCATTTGGGACGTAggtttctgtctcctcatttcaGTCTAACTCTGTCTGTTTCTATGCATTGAGAAAGTCAGTGATGTCTTCTGCTCTTCAAAGTCATGGCCTCAAGAAGCAGAGATGCTGCAGTGCCCTGTAGTGCTATGTCCCTCATTCCCCAGGACCCGGCCATTCAGAGTATCTCCCATGTGTGTTGTACATGTCCTGCTGTTATGGCTCAGCCACATTGACCTTaagtccagtcatctgcagatGCTCCccttgcctgttgtgggcagtttTGTCCCCATGGGGTTTGTAAGCCAGTCTGGGGCCACCTTGGGTTTGAGGTGAGTCAGACTAGGCACTCACCAGAGATGCAGAAGCATTGAGCCACAGGGTTCTTTCCCTatgttgtcccctgagaagcttgCATTGGTGGGCTGAGCCCGCAGTCTACCTGCTGTCTGCTCCCAGCCCAAGGCTGGAGCTGCCATCTGACTGGTGTGTGTGCtcatctttccctcttcctggagAAGGAGTCACTTTGGGGGGGTGCTGGCCCCTGTTggggctgcttgcacactgccagcCTGTGGCTCTGATTTGGATGAGCTCTAACCAAGAGTACATTGGATGGAGTGCATCCATAAATTACAAGACATAGTGTCAGCAAGGTTTGTGCCAGTCTTCCAGTTGAAGGGGACCCGCAGCACCAGGACTGAGGCAGGCCCGCTGGAGGAAGTGGTAAGCAAGTGAGGTAGTGAGTGTCAGGGCCACCCTGGCTCCCACTGGTGGCtgtgtgtttatgctgagggggaCCTGCCAGCTCCTTTGCTCCTGCAGAGTTTCCCTCCGTGAACTCTGAGATTCATTAATGACTCCGTCTCCCACACaccccaggtgtttttcaaactgctgctccTTATACCGTATCTCTGCAGGCTGTGTCTTTATGAGCAGGGACTAGGTTCCTCTCACCCACTAGTTGTCCCATTGCTGAGCCACTGATTTTAAAAGTTCCAAGTTTAAGTCCCGCTGGTTTTAAAGactcacaaaattcagcccctctggttttcaaagccaaatgttacagGGCTGTTCCCTGCGTGGGCTCTCTGGTGTGAGGGTCTGTTTTCTCTCCACTCTCTGTGCCTGTGGCTCCTTCACTCCCGTGGATGGCCCAGCCCACAGAGCCtccacccttcctaccctctttgatgtggcctcttctctattTAGCTGTGGAGAGCCTGCTCTATCAGTCTTCCAGTTGTTTTCTGGGTGatttacactgatgtgagtgTTACCTAGTTATATCCATGGGATGGACGAGATGAGCCTAGGCTCCTCCTACTTCACCATTTTCCCAGCAATCTCCTCCCAGGAAGATTAGAAAGAGCAATACAATTCTCTTTCTCaagtcttttaaacaaaaatttgtgTAGTAAAACTATTAAATACTGCCATCCCAAccaatttttttcctcaagtaatttaatttattgcaattttattaaagaaatacttagagCCATCCctcacatattattttttaggaCGTCTTGAATTCTGAATCTGTTTTTATCCAAAGAATAGTTCTAAGACCAtgttgggtatttttaaaaatgaaacatatttttaaaacaactcttATCTTTTCACTAAATTGGTGTACTACTCTCTGTaattatcagaaaataatttatctgtTGTTAACcaatgatctaaaaaaaaaaagaaccatcccTACTTGTTCAAGTAGATGAGGGTAACTGGCTTGAATCTGACTGATGAACTCTTGTCCTTTGATGCGTATCAAGTACTCACACCTAAAACGTAAACAAAATTAAGTTTGGGGGGTTAATTTAAATCCCACCATCTGTAGCctgttaaatattttgtgtgAACATTCATTTCACATACTACAGTAAAGGCGAGATGCCATAAGCAAGAGAGCCTGCATGGACTGTTCTGCTGTAGCCGAAGCTACAAGGGTCATGAGATGCTCAGTCCTCCTGGCGGCAAGGTAGGCTGCCTCCACTGAGAGCTCCCAGCTGCCCTCTTCAAAAGTTTGAAGACTGATATAGATGCTCTGAACATTGAGCTGAGGAAATAGGTAGAAAGCTCTCTAAGAAATGACACTGTTCACTCATAAGGTTTGTAGGTTTAAAAGTTAACAATATACAAAGAGGGACAAGAGAAGTAATGACGAAGGTGAACATATTTCCTAATAGGTCAGGTCTTCACAAGCTGGCAATTCCTGGATAATACACATCACAGTTGACCTCAAGCACAAAATGAACCCCTCACACTACCAAAAGCAAACTCACCCTTCTTTGTATATATTCACAAAATCAGCACCACGGAAGGCCAGCGGCACTGTTCAAAAACATCTGTGTAAGGGGTTCTTCCTAATCTTTGTGAGTtttgaaatctgaaatatttGGGGCACGTAAAGGTGCTATAAATAGAGTATGATACTAACAATTTACGTTAGGAAAATACATCAGGATACTGAGTTTAGTAAGCAACATTAAAAACACCAAAAGTTTTGACCATGCAAAAATATAATCATAAGCTACctgatttcaattttaaaaaggagaatgtaAATAAGTAAAGAACAATCAAAAGTGTAAGAATTGACAATAAAATGCTCTGTAGTGATCAAACAGATGAGGTGGGTCTGGATTTACCCCGACCATCATATTGAATATTGCGGCCTGCCTGGTGCTTCTGAATCTTTGTATCCAGCTCTGCTTTTCCTGTCTACCCATAGCACTTGCTATCTCCTGACATGCCATGTAActcatttattaagtttttaattaagtGTATGCCTCTCTTGCTATTAAATTCACCTATGAGACCaaggattttggttttgttcaaCTGAGTGTTTTAACCATCAGAACAGTCCCTGGCCAAAGACAAGCAATTAAtattaaatgttgaataaatggaaataagtCCAAAACATAAGAATGGctgaaaaaaagtttcaaaacagtatatataataatatctaaTTCATGTACTCCTATCTACATTTATCTGTATGTGTACATATTCATGAAGAGATGTCTGCAGGGATAGACATTAAAATGCTAACTGGTCCTCTTTAGGTAGATTTCTGgatgttcacatttttttctctgtacttttctCCAGTATGTGATTTTTGTCCTATGATGaacatatatcattttaaaatagatatctattttttcattataCAGAAAAAAACCTACACCTCTATCTTCCATCGAAATAGTTCAGTGATTTTTCTAAGTGATCCATCCTAAGTTTATTCACAAGTGCATCTTTGAAACAGAGTAGAGCAACAGCTTATTCTAAGGGGAACACATATAACCTATGTGATGATAACAGCAAACACTTGCAAAGAGAGTGCCAAAGCAACAACCTGGGAAACCACTTGGCGTGCTCCACCCACGGGTCGTCTCCAGACTCCCAACACCGCAGTCCACCGTCACAGCAGAAGCACTTGACATCATCACTGTGACCTACAATTAATTGTGGACCAAACTGATGAATACATATAATATGCTCATTGAAAATGTGTGAGATGAAGGCTGACAACAGAGGAAGTGTCTTACCCATGTAATAAAAACCAGCACTAGCAAGCTGCTCAGGGTGAACAGGAGCTCGGGGTGGCCAGTTACAGAAGGTTCTGGAGCGGGCCGCGAGGGTTTGCATGCTCAAGTTGGAGGCTGTATATCTCACAGTGGCTTGAAGCTGACCTTCCACAAATGGGCAGTCGGGGAAGTGTCTCAGGTGTTCCGACAAAGCATCATCATCCGGCTCCCAGTTGCTGAGCTTCCCACCACAGGCAAAGCAGGCCACCCTGTCCCCGGGCCCCACATAGTAAAAGCCGGCTCTGGCCAGGGCCGACGGCAGTGGGAAGGCCAGGGGCCAGCCCTGGAAGGTGCACAGTCTGTCCTCCTCGCTCTTCATGGTGACGCAGGAGGGGCCTGCCCTCCAGGGGGACATGGCTGGACTGGGTCTGAAGTCGACAGGGTCCACAGGGAAGCTGGAGTAGGATGCGCTGAAATAGCTGCTGCGCTCCAGGCCAGGGGATTGTGCATGTGTGGACCTGGCCTCCGACAAAGGGGCAGGGGGCTGAGAGGCAGCCCCCACCGTGCTGACAGCACTGAGATTCTGGATAAAGCTGCAGCTCGGGTACAGGTTTCTGTGCTTGCCCGTGGGGCTGTCCCCAGCCTTCCAGTTGTCTAGCATCAGGCCGCAGCAGAAGCACCGGACCCTGTCCTTGGCGCCCGTGTAGTAGAAGCCGGCACGGGCCAGGCTCCTCTCGGACACGGGGACGCCTGCGGGGAATGTCGAGTATGTGGACATGCGGTACAGTTCACATGAGTGGTCGTACTTCAGTTCGAACACAGGGCTGCTTCTCAGCAGATTTGACAAGAATATGCTATTTTGTACTATGTTCATAGTGAGGTggacagggaaggaaagggacTAGCCTTTCTCGGGGGAGGTAGTTTTGTGCACGGCTCTAGATTTGGGTTGGTTTTCTCACTAAGTGGGACCCCAGACCAGGAAACCTATTGGCCCGTGCCTGTGCACGCAGGGCTTCGGCGTGGTGAGATGCTGGTTCTACACTGACAATTACGTACAACCACACCTTTGCACCATCTTCATACAGCAGCTCAAGCATGACAATACAGCACCTCAAAGAGAATCAAAACCCTTCACAGGAGCATGGAGCCCTGTAGGTCAGCAGGTGGCCCTCAGCGTCTGCGTCCCCCTGGTGGCCAGCGCTCTCATGGACGCCTTCGACCAGTCTGCAGATAAAACATGGGGCTTAGGCAGCTTGCTTGTCTTCACGGTGGAAAGTTATGCTCTGAAAGTcctctacagaaaaaaaaaaattctaactatgTTTTGCTTATGAAATTTCGcagccagaaaaagagaaaaagcctaACACCTACCTCAAAAGAAGAATGCACTACCGTATTTCCCTGATTCTAGGATgaactttttaaatatctctgtTATCTTACAACTAATAGCATATAGCATTCTAATTAGCagcatttttatttccaagaaGTATATAAAGTAATGGTATGTCTTATAAACAATGACATCTTAGATGCAATGAAATACAGTATATGTCAAATCTTgctcaagtaattttttttcctacaataattttaatggggaaaacaaaacaatctaGAAACTAACTAATCTAGCCTAACTAGGAACAGAATTGGCTGATGCATCTTAAGGCCTGCttaaaaatttactaaataataattactttCACAGTCCGGAGCTTGGTTGCTGACTCAGTGATTGCACTAGAACTTAGCAAATTAAACATTCTATTCCAAATAAATTATCAGAGATGAATGCATTTGCTCAGGTGGTCTTTTGGGGCACAGCTTTGTGCTGAGAGACAAGACTAAATCTTCTATTCTGatgatggatttattttttaaaagaatcaaaattcaGAGTGCTGAATTTGTAGGCTAAGATGGATAATCAAATCATACAAATTTGGCTTTAGtcagaaataattttacagaCAGCATACCGTGAACCAGAATTTatcataacaaaaaataataataaatttactttgtCACAGTCTACTCTTTTTGACAGAAACCTTCTAAAAGTTCAGAAACCTCTGTTATGACTAGCTATTTGTAATATTAGCAACGACCAACAAACAAGTCGTGGTGAGTTCCCTCGCGGGGATCCATGTCAGGTCCACCAACACTGGGCCCTCTACTCCAAACTTTCAATGCTTTATTTCCAGGTGGCATGAGAAATGTGTCTCCATCCCAGCTATGATTTCCCTAAAAGCTAAGCTACTATGTCTCACTTTGCTTCTCTTTGCTACAAAAACCTTTCTGGTGCTAGTCACTGTCTCTGTGCACCTTGTCTCTGCTAACTCTGTTCATTTCCCAAAACCTAACCACCTCGCCACCATTCTCACTGTTACCCTTCTCAGAGATCACACCGCATTTGAACAAATGGAGTTTGGGATTTCTGACATAGGGACATTCACATACATGGCTGGATAACTCCTTTACCAATCAACCATGCTAAGGTGTCACTGTCTCTCTACACATGTCATACCACGATGTCTTGTCACTGTGGAAGGCTTCCAACCCATCAGCTGCCTCACCAGCATGTTTCTCTACTTTAGCGGAGGGGTGAATATTCTCTTTGTTCTGGATATCTGCCACTATTTTTAGATCTTTACTAAACATGAGTTCCTTATTTCTATTCTGCACTGCAGCTCATGCTTCAACAGTATGTTCCAGCTAGAACCACTTCCCCTTTAAGTCCACAAGTCAAATTCAGAATTTAACATCATTATCACTTCCTTGACACAACTCATATCACTAGGTCGTGCCTTTTAAATTAACATTCTTTGGATACCACAAACGCCAGTTCACTAgggaatttgtttattcatgcaCAAAACTACCTCCCGGAGATTAGACTAAGTCCCTTTTAAGGTTTTAGGCTTCCATTTTGAAATGTTCTGATTTatagaaaaaactggaaaaaatctaAAGTAGAATGGTTCGCCTCTTTTGTaaaacctgttttaaaaaaagaaagactgtttTAAAGGTCAAATGATTCACAGAGGTGACAACACAACAAtgtctttaagattttttccAAAACAGAGCACTAGTACTTGAGGACAACATACCAAGCACACACGGTCAGACACCACAGAGGCCAAGGAGTCCCAGGGGACACCAGCAGCTCAAAGCAGCAGCCAGTCAGGGGGTACGATGATGTCCAGCATGCCAAATTTGACCTTAGCACTTTACtcatttaacttttcattttttaaaatgttttttaacttttcattttgacatTAATTTAGACACAGAGAAAAGTTACAAAAGCGACAGAATTCCCACATACGCTGTACTCAAGTTCTCCCCAGTTAACATGTTATAGAACCATGGCACAACCGTAGGTGCCAAGAGACAACCTGGGATACAAGGCTGTTTGCCAACCCATGTGCCCTGCCTGAATCTCATGTTTTCCAGGTAAGTTTTTCTTGGATCacaggtttttttcctttaatgttcTAATTAATTActaacatttgtttaaaataagagATTTCCCATGACAGTCTAGATCCTCAGCTCCTTCTGAAAAACCAGACTGGCCACGGTGGGACTACCCCTCCATGGGGATATCAGCTCCCTGTGAGCAGTGGCCTCACCACTTGGAGAGGTACATGCTCCCCCCACCACAGCACAATGACCAATTCCCAAACCCACACTTGTCATTTGTCGCTGAACTGACACTATGGTTCTTACTGTACAattatgaagaaactgaaattgtTCTAATACCTGTGTCTGTCAAAAGTAACAAAAATGCAATATTCTCCTTTGTGGAAGAGGAGAATAATGCTAACATTAAGATatgtaagtaaaaaaaagatatgtaaataaaGTATGCTTTTGTTTAAAAGAGACACCCCTGATCTGTTCATTTGTGTCACTCGCCTGTCCTCTGCACATTTGGGACTGTGAACCCCCTGTGCAGGTCTCATGCTGGAGAAATGTGGATGTGGACACAAGACACACAGACACCTCTAGAAAGGCAGGTAACAGTTTCTGATAAAAGTACAAAACTACTCCAAGATGCCCATCCTGCATCAATTCCAACTCTATTACTCTATTACTTCCACACACAGACCTCCCAGTGCCACCGGGGGACCTGCCATCTCGCAGGCTGGGGCTGGCACAGCCTCTGCCACCCCATCACGGGTCCCAGGCCCCCATGGCTCCCGAGCCCACCGCCCTCTGCAAGTCTGACACCTTCAGGATCCTCCTGGCACGTCTCCCCGCTGCCCCCAGCTCAGCTCTGGAAGTGAGCTCTGCCTTCTGCATCCCGCAGAGACCTCAGTGAACAGCGTCTTTCACACCCCAAATCCACGTCTTTCTCCATCAGAATCCTGCTCCCCAACCGagcccctcccttcttcctcctcctctctccgcACTTGCACTCGTTCTCCAAGATACCAGGACTGCTTCAGTGTGTCTGTTTCAGAGTGAGAACAACACTGAAAATCCTCTTTCAAACCCACTTTCTGTTCTGGAAAGTACAGTGGACTCTTGAACAAATCAGGGCTCTGGGTACCCATGCCCTCTCCCCACACTGTTGAAAACCTGGCTGttgactccccaaaacttaaTAAACTATAGCTGACAAAGATCCTTACTGAGTACAGTCAGTGAATGCATATTCTGGATATCATGTGTGTGatgtactgtatttttacaacaaagtcagcaagagagaagaaaatgttaaggaATGCAAAGGAAGCTATACCTTACATTTCTGTACCCTATAGATCGAAACCACATGTTTCATGTGGACCCATGTGATTCAAACCCTGTtgtgggcagctctggtggctcagtggtttagcaccaccttcagtccagggtgtgatcctggagatctggggtcgagtcccatatcaggctccctgcatggagcctgctcctccctctgccggtgtctcagcctctgtgtgtgtgtgtctctcaagaataaataaataaaaccttaaaaaaaaaaaaaaacctgttgttcaagggtcagctttACTTACCTCATTTTCTCTTCATAGCCAAGTGAACGCAGCAGCATCTACAGCTAAGGCTGCCTATTACACCTTGACTTAGCCAGCGTCACTGAAACTACTGTCAACATTAACAACCCCCAAAGCCTTCGTTCCCCAGACCTATGGAAATGTTTGCATCTGACACTGGGGCCCACTTCCTCTTAGAGACGTCCtgttccaggggtgcctgggagacTCAGTCTGTGAAGcgttctgccttcagctcaggccatgatctcagggtcctgagatggagccccaggtgaggCTCACTGCTCAGGGGagactctgctcctccctctgcctctgtacctcccacccccacttgctcgctctctgcctccccccaataaataaataaaatcttaaaaaagaaacgtTGGAGTCCCTTGGCCTCTGGATACCACTCTCTGggattcctctctcctttctaacGGTTTCCTCTCAGAATGGCCAAAGGTCACAACCTTTCTTTCTGATCCCAGGGCTGGAGGGTGTCTCCACCCtctccagcacctggcacagccTCTGCCTCAACCCCACCCCCCCTGCAGCGAGCTCCTTCAGAACAGAACCAAGTTTCAGCTCTgcaccagcccagccctgccaacaACCACCTGACTCTGCACAAGATGTAGACACTGAACAACTGGAGATGAGCACACCTGACGGAGCACCCCGTGATCACAGCACCCTATTTGCCTGGTATTAAGAACACCAGTTTTCCCTTAATGACTATAGGGTCTGCTCCCCGATGGTTTCTATCAGGGTTGGAGGGCACACGATCCTATTCAGGTGCCAAGGACCGGACGCGCAACCTTGGGGAAGGAAGCCCCCTGAGCCGGAGTAACCCCAAATCCACGGCAACCATCAGGGCACCTATTTCCTGAGACCCTGAGATTTAATCCTGAAACTCACTCGTCTTCAGGGGGTGACCATGCACACAACAGGTGTGAACTGGTGCCAGTGACAAGGACTAGCAGAGACCTATGGTTTAGCCCCTGCCGGGGGCCCCCTCTCTGACTAAGGAGGTGGGCCACGCTAGGGGCCCCCGCTGCTGACCACCAGGCATCCTCGCCCCGTGCCAAGACGCCAACCTTCCTTCCTCCGCAGGTCCTGCACCATCTCATCGGGTCCTTCCCACAAAGTCCCGGGGCAGACTGTTCCCAGCTCACCTCCGGCTGGCGCGAGGGTGCACACGGGCAAGGGGTCCCcgcagcaccccccaccccggtccCCGGGCCTCCGTGCAGACCCTCGCCCTGCACCGTGCCCCGGGTGCACCCCACTGCGCGAGGGCAGGTCCACGCACACGCGCACCCGGGGGCCCCTCACCCACCTGCAACCCAGGGGGGCCCGCACCCACCTTAACTGTGCCGCGAGGGCCTGCATCCACCTGCCACCCCGAGGGCCCACTCCACGCGAGGGCAGGTCCGCGCACACGCACGCCCGGGGCCCCTCACCCACCTGCCGCCGGGGCCCCTCGCCAGCGGCTCCAGCCGTGACCTCGGTGGCCggctgtcccccccccccgccccgccgtctGTTCCCGGGCTGTGTGTCGGCGCGGGAGGCGGGCGCCGCCGCTTTTAGGGCCCCGCGGGCGGGCCAGCCCCCATCCCCGCCGGGTCTGCGCAGCCGGTGCTTTCCTTGCAGGACGTGGGGGAACTCCGCGGCGCCAACCACAGCACTTCCCCTAACCCCGGCCGGGCTAGctccccctcgcccccgccccgggggatTTCCTTTCCGAGGGCGTCCGGGGCCGGGTCACCCCCGCCTTCCCGACAGCGAGTACCAGGCTGGCCGCTGCCTGCCCGGGTAGGGCTCGGCTGGAAATGCGAGGTTCTCCTTTTCAGTGCATTTTTACCGTGTGAAAGAGATGACCTATGAGCTTCCTAGATTgaaacctcctttttttttttttcttggttgggTGGTTGCTTTTATCCTTGGGGTGGAGCCACCGTACAAGCAACTTCCTCCTTGGGGCCTCCTGCCCCCATCAGAGGTCTCGGGTGACCTGAAGGCTCGCCCCTGCCCCTGCGCCCTCAGCACTCCCTGAGGACCACCTGCCTGCTGGCCGGGGGCCTGGGCGGGCTCAGCTGTCGGTCTGGCCTTCCAGAAAGTCAAAGAAAACTGGGAACCCAAAGAAAACCCATAATATTCCTCAGGAATTCGTCATCCTGTGGACACAAAGCGGGCACCCATTCCATTCGGCACAGTCAGGATGAGTCCGGATACCTTCAGGATGAGGTGGATGTGCCTGCCCAGATGTGTCAGGGCTCCAGCTGGAATTGCGCCAAAATGATTCAGTGATCTGTCACGTGGAGAAGTCAGTCTACTCTGAGCCTGCCCAGTTCAGAGCTTTATAAGACATTTCAGCTACCCTCTGACGTGACTGAAAACCTTTGCATGGTCCTTACACACTTTGCATCATGTGCCCACCAAAAGAATTTGTAAAAACTATATTCCTCTGCACATTTTTAActtcacattaaaatataaaagttgttttatatttttgcatttgcaAAGCAATTGCAAAATCCAGACTAGGTATTTTAGAATAACACTGACCCAGCACTCTTTTCAACCAATGCAGTGGAATACAGACACCATAGCCATTTGATGTCCACCATCATCACAGTTGACACATCAGCTCATCTTTAATAATTGCAAATATTATATCATTGCCTTTTGTCCTT
This window of the Canis lupus dingo isolate Sandy chromosome 5, ASM325472v2, whole genome shotgun sequence genome carries:
- the LOC112671445 gene encoding baculoviral IAP repeat-containing protein 3 isoform X1, whose amino-acid sequence is MNIVQNSIFLSNLLRSSPVFELKYDHSCELYRMSTYSTFPAGVPVSERSLARAGFYYTGAKDRVRCFCCGLMLDNWKAGDSPTGKHRNLYPSCSFIQNLSAVSTVGAASQPPAPLSEARSTHAQSPGLERSSYFSASYSSFPVDPVDFRPSPAMSPWRAGPSCVTMKSEEDRLCTFQGWPLAFPLPSALARAGFYYVGPGDRVACFACGGKLSNWEPDDDALSEHLRHFPDCPFVEGQLQATVRYTASNLSMQTLAARSRTFCNWPPRAPVHPEQLASAGFYYMGHSDDVKCFCCDGGLRCWESGDDPWVEHAKWFPRCEYLIRIKGQEFISQIQASYPHLLEQLLSTSDNTEDENTESPIVHFGPGEYHSEDAVMMNTPVVMAALEMGFSRSLVRQTVQSKILSTGENYRTVNEIVSDLLHVEDEIREEEKERAAENRESDDVSLIRKNKMVLFQHLTYVLPILDSLLMAGVLNEQEHSSIKQKARTSLQARELIDTVLVKGSSAVTIFKNSLQEIDPMLYKRFFVQQDRKYIPTEDISDLPVEEQLRRLQEERTCKVCMDKEVSIVFIPCGHLVVCRDCAPSLRKCPICRGTVRGTVRTFLS
- the LOC112671445 gene encoding putative inhibitor of apoptosis isoform X2 is translated as MNIVQNSIFLSNLLRSSPVFELKYDHSCELYRMSTYSTFPAGVPVSERSLARAGFYYTGAKDRVRCFCCGLMLDNWKAGDSPTGKHRNLYPSCSFIQNLSAVSTVGAASQPPAPLSEARSTHAQSPGLERSSYFSASYSSFPVDPVDFRPSPAMSPWRAGPSCVTMKSEEDRLCTFQGWPLAFPLPSALARAGFYYVGPGDRVACFACGGKLSNWEPDDDALSEHLRHFPDCPFVEGQLQATVRYTASNLSMQTLAARSRTFCNWPPRAPVHPEQLASAGFYYMGHSDDVKCFCCDGGLRCWESGDDPWVEHAKWFPRCEYLIRIKGQEFISQIQASYPHLLEQLLSTSDNTEDENTESPNDVSLIRKNKMVLFQHLTYVLPILDSLLMAGVLNEQEHSSIKQKARTSLQARELIDTVLVKGSSAVTIFKNSLQEIDPMLYKRFFVQQDRKYIPTEDISDLPVEEQLRRLQEERTCKVCMDKEVSIVFIPCGHLVVCRDCAPSLRKCPICRGTVRGTVRTFLS